One genomic window of Monodelphis domestica isolate mMonDom1 chromosome 1, mMonDom1.pri, whole genome shotgun sequence includes the following:
- the CYRIA gene encoding CYFIP-related Rac1 interactor A isoform X1 codes for MQPQMGGRKVGAESGPSRGPPDQGSPSEMAPVRQRDGRASWLGEGHGNPRNRSQPSSEEIRRGATARSAGARSKCQRGPPSARVQMLMPAATGRVSSSPLAPALACRGFSSSGLHGREPGELGYPTCGLHGLGPGELGYPTSGLHGLGPGELGYPTSGLHGREPGELGYLTSGLHRLEPGRAGRAWLSHQRSTRARAGASRASLAIPPGRKNGDLWAPFLVLQRVQSLLPLRAGPTLGDAIRSPPPALLSKLTPPGSLHQSSEQCVRGPSKGRFTSAGGFQFINTLPKQGFSPLPDPGSQPPPPPPVTQLQTVRFFHCPVSPPSTEMPRNRVQKGGCLGDAPRLVVLKRLLYTTGELGPDSLACLDPPLVLPWADSSEERPSFSTLT; via the coding sequence ATGCAGCCCCAGATGGGTGGGAGGAAGGTCGGGGCGGAGAGCGGGCCGTCCAGAGGGCCGCCGGACCAAGGGTCGCCTTCTGAGATGGCGCCTGTGCGCCAGCGAGACGGACGGGCTTCCTGGCTTGGAGAAGGGCACGGAAATCCCCGGAATCGTAGCCAGCCGTCATCAGAGGAAATCCGGAGAGGAGCCACTGCCAGAAGTGCGGGAGCACGGAGCAAGTGTCAGAGGGGTCCCCCCAGCGCCCGGGTTCAAATGCTGATGCCGGCTGCCACCGGACGTGTCTCGTCATCTCCGCTCGCGCCGGCTCTAGCATGCCGAGGATTCTCTAGCAGCGGTCTACACGGGCGCGAGCCGGGCGAGCTTGGCTATCCCACCTGCGGTCTACACGGGCTCGGGCCGGGCGAGCTTGGCTATCCCACCAGCGGTCTACACGGGCTCGGGCCGGGCGAGCTTGGCTATCCCACCAGCGGTCTACACGGGCGCGAGCCGGGCGAGCTTGGCTATCTCACCAGCGGTCTACACAGGCTCGAGCCGGGGCGAGCCGGGCGAGCTTGGCTATCCCACCAGCGGTCTACACGGGCGCGAGCCGGGGCGAGCCGGGCGAGCTTGGCTATCCCACCAGGGCGCAAAAATGGCGACCTCTGGGCACCATTCCTGGTTCTCCAAAGGGTCCAGTCCCTCCTCCCACTGAGAGCTGGGCCAACGTTGGGAGATGCCATCAGgtccccacccccagccctctTGTCCAAGCTAACTCCTCCTGGTTCTTTGCATCAATCATCAGAGCAGTGCGTTCGAGGCCCTTCAAAGGGCCGGTTCACCTCCGCTGGTGGTTTCCAGTTCATCAACACCCTGCCTAAGCAGggtttctctcccctccctgatcCCGGaagccagccccccccccccccccccgtaacGCAACTCCAAACTGTTCGCTTTTTTCACTGCCCCGTCAGTCCTCCGTCCACTGAAATGCCCCGAAACCGTGTTCAGAAGGGTGGCTGTCTAGGAGATGCCCCCCGTCTCGTCGTGCTGAAGAGGCTTCTGTACACGACGGGTGAACTCGGCCCCGATTCTCTAGCCTGTCTAGATCCTCCCCTTGTCCTCCCGTGGGCTGATTCCTCAGAAGAGCGTCCCTCCTTTTCAACACTCACTTAG